A window of Hevea brasiliensis isolate MT/VB/25A 57/8 chromosome 14, ASM3005281v1, whole genome shotgun sequence contains these coding sequences:
- the LOC110665191 gene encoding classical arabinogalactan protein 9: MRHQKATIFVCLICIVIAGVGGQSPANPPTATPAPPTPTTPSPPTSTPAPPTTTPPPASAPPPVTQSPPPATPPPVSTPPPATPPPVSSPPPASPPPATPPPATPPPASPPPATPPPASPPPATPPPASPPPATPPPASPPPATPPPATPPPAAPPALVPAPAPSKKKLKAPAPSPLAPSPPAPPTEAPTPSLGSISPAPAGTDVSGVEKLISMQKIVGSLMFGWTIFCWLL, from the exons ATGAGGCATCAAAAAGCTACAATCTTCGTTTGTCTGATATGCATTGTTATCGCCGGGGTCGGAGGTCAATCTCCGGCTAATCCTCCGACGGCCACTCCGGCTCCTCCTACACCAACTACTCCTTCTCCCCCTACTAGCACCCCTGCTCCTCCAACTACCACTCCTCCCCCGGCTTCAGCTCCTCCTCCAGTAACCCAATCTCCACCTCCCGCTACTCCTCCTCCTGTTTCAACACCACCACCGGCTACTCCCCCTCCTGTCAGCTCTCCACCCCCTGCATCTCCTCCACCCGCAACTCCACCTCCAGCCACTCCTCCACCAGCATCTCCTCCTCCCGCTACTCCACCTCCGGCTTCTCCTCCACCTGCAACTCCACCACCAGCATCTCCTCCTCCCGCAACTCCGCCACCTGCATCTCCTCCTCCTGCTACTCCACCACCAGCAACTCCTCCTCCAGCTGCTCCACCTGCTCTGGTTCCAGCTCCTGCTCCAAGCAAGAAGAAGTTGAAGGCTCCAGCTCCATCTCCCTTGGCGCCAAGTCCACCAGCGCCACCCACGGAGGCACCCACGCCCAGTTTGGGTTCAATCTCTCCAGCACCAGCAGGCACAGATGTG AGTGGAGTAGAAAAGCTGATTTCAATGCAGAAGATTGTTGGGAGCTTGATGTTTGGATGGACAATTTTCTGCTGGCTACTTTAG